A part of Pararhizobium sp. A13 genomic DNA contains:
- a CDS encoding diguanylate cyclase, with the protein MQHQIDAVVQYQAQFSFWDKSFAQLEGQGFTGAFVKQELTDWLWKDFGFSWMIFADASERTLLAVENGEKVVPQSGSRTLKWAVDLLEKANDLYEAALVAKGGGWVLQSTKAHPDELTAPVPNIHAADLRMIDGSMSIVVVQAVVPKTAEIPMARRNPVFMVTVKPFSDRMITDMEDRLGISSLAFAPLRQVPEGSIHVAVSDCSQPACMVAAWTPRAPGSFVRSETLPSVIVIAMSGALVMAFIAVRFGAVFSALQTSEAENRHLAKHDRLTGLLNRSGFDDVLETSLARVKERSFSLLCIDLDKFKAVNDGYGHPAGDAVLKTLASRFAARVADNGVVARLGGDEFTVILDHTMARDQVIALANTLIVEAQVPVPFEGQLLRVGSSIGVAFAPDHGRIARELVPLADQALYLAKSRGRNRVQTADDLLDVQRAPEAGQAA; encoded by the coding sequence ATGCAGCACCAGATCGACGCGGTGGTGCAGTATCAGGCGCAGTTTTCCTTCTGGGACAAAAGCTTTGCGCAGCTTGAAGGGCAGGGCTTTACCGGTGCCTTCGTCAAGCAGGAGCTTACGGACTGGCTGTGGAAGGATTTCGGATTCTCCTGGATGATTTTTGCCGATGCCAGTGAGCGCACGCTGCTGGCGGTCGAAAACGGTGAGAAGGTCGTTCCTCAAAGTGGTTCCCGCACCCTGAAATGGGCCGTTGATCTGCTCGAGAAGGCGAATGACCTCTATGAAGCGGCATTGGTGGCCAAGGGCGGAGGCTGGGTGCTGCAGTCTACCAAGGCCCACCCGGATGAGCTGACGGCCCCGGTCCCGAACATCCATGCTGCCGACTTGAGGATGATCGATGGCAGCATGAGCATCGTTGTCGTGCAGGCCGTGGTACCGAAAACGGCGGAAATTCCGATGGCTCGCCGCAACCCGGTGTTCATGGTCACGGTAAAGCCCTTCAGCGACCGGATGATCACCGACATGGAAGACCGGCTCGGCATCTCCAGCCTTGCCTTTGCGCCGTTGCGCCAGGTGCCGGAAGGCTCCATCCATGTGGCCGTCAGCGATTGCTCGCAGCCGGCCTGCATGGTCGCTGCCTGGACGCCGCGTGCGCCGGGCAGTTTCGTTCGGTCCGAAACGCTTCCGAGCGTCATCGTCATTGCCATGTCCGGCGCTTTGGTCATGGCTTTCATCGCAGTCCGGTTCGGTGCGGTGTTCTCGGCGCTGCAGACGAGCGAGGCGGAAAACCGCCATCTCGCCAAACATGATCGCCTGACCGGGCTTCTGAACCGCAGCGGTTTCGACGATGTTCTTGAGACGTCGCTTGCCCGGGTGAAGGAGCGGTCGTTCTCGCTGCTCTGCATCGATCTCGACAAGTTCAAGGCGGTCAATGATGGCTACGGGCATCCGGCCGGTGATGCCGTGTTGAAGACGCTTGCGTCCCGCTTTGCGGCCCGTGTCGCGGACAACGGTGTCGTCGCCCGCCTCGGTGGGGACGAATTTACCGTCATTCTCGACCATACCATGGCGCGCGATCAGGTCATCGCACTTGCCAATACGCTGATTGTCGAGGCGCAGGTGCCGGTGCCGTTCGAGGGGCAGTTGCTGCGCGTCGGCAGCAGCATCGGCGTCGCCTTCGCGCCCGACCACGGCCGCATTGCCCGCGAGCTCGTGCCGCTCGCCGATCAGGCGCTCTATCTCGCCAAGAGCCGTGGCCGCAATCGCGTCCAAACGGCCGATGACCTCCTCGACGTGCAGCGTGCTCCCGAAGCCGGACAGGCCGCCTGA
- a CDS encoding NAD+ synthase gives MTAQKTISTTFRIAVAQLNPAVGDIVGNLAKAREARADAARNGADLLLLTELFISGYPPEDLVLKPAFLKACQKAVDALAADTADGGPGVVVGFPRQGEAGRHNSVAVLDGGRVLVVRDKIDLPNYGEFDEKRVFTEGAMPGPVNFRGVRLGIPICEEIWNDMGVCETLAESGAEILLVPNGSPYYRGKIDVRHQVVLRQVIETGLPMIFANQLGGQDELVFDGASFAFNADRKLAFQMSQFEESISISEWRRSSDGWVCEPGMMSRLPQQEEADYRACMLGFRDYVNKNGFKNVVLGLSGGIDSAICAALAVDALGEERVRTVMLPYRYTSSDSFKDAEECARALGCRYDIVPIEEPVQGFMSALSEMFEGTESGITEENLQSRTRGTILMALSNKFGSMVVTTGNKSEMSVGYATLYGDMNGGFNPIKDLYKMQVYGLSRWRNTTVPPGALGPSGEVIPKNIIDKAPSAELRPNQTDQDSLPPYPVLDDILECLVEKEMSTEEIVERGHDEATVHRIEHLLYIAEYKRRQSAPGVKITKKNFGRDRRYPITNRFRDR, from the coding sequence ATGACCGCGCAAAAGACCATTTCGACCACGTTTCGCATCGCCGTTGCCCAACTCAACCCGGCCGTCGGCGATATCGTCGGCAACCTTGCCAAGGCGCGCGAAGCGCGCGCCGACGCCGCCCGCAACGGGGCCGACCTGCTTCTTCTGACGGAACTCTTCATCTCCGGTTATCCGCCGGAAGATCTGGTCCTGAAGCCGGCCTTTCTCAAAGCCTGCCAGAAGGCGGTCGATGCGCTCGCGGCGGATACGGCCGACGGCGGTCCGGGCGTCGTCGTCGGCTTTCCGCGTCAGGGCGAGGCGGGACGACACAATTCCGTTGCGGTTCTCGACGGGGGCCGGGTGTTGGTCGTTCGCGACAAGATCGATCTGCCGAACTATGGCGAATTCGACGAAAAGCGCGTTTTCACCGAAGGTGCTATGCCGGGGCCGGTCAATTTCCGCGGCGTGCGGCTCGGCATCCCGATCTGCGAGGAAATCTGGAACGACATGGGGGTATGCGAGACGCTGGCGGAAAGCGGCGCGGAAATCCTGCTCGTGCCCAATGGCTCGCCGTATTATCGCGGCAAGATCGACGTGCGCCACCAAGTCGTGCTTCGCCAGGTGATCGAGACCGGCTTACCGATGATCTTTGCCAACCAGCTCGGCGGCCAGGATGAACTGGTCTTCGATGGCGCCAGCTTCGCCTTCAATGCGGACAGGAAGCTGGCCTTCCAGATGAGCCAGTTCGAGGAGAGCATCTCCATTTCCGAATGGCGCAGAAGCAGCGACGGCTGGGTTTGCGAGCCGGGGATGATGTCGCGCCTGCCGCAGCAGGAAGAGGCGGACTATCGCGCCTGCATGCTGGGCTTTCGCGACTACGTCAACAAGAACGGCTTCAAGAACGTCGTGCTCGGCCTCTCCGGCGGTATCGACTCGGCGATCTGTGCAGCACTCGCCGTCGACGCGCTGGGTGAGGAGCGCGTACGCACGGTGATGCTGCCCTATCGCTATACGTCATCGGATTCGTTCAAGGACGCCGAGGAATGCGCCAGGGCCCTCGGCTGCCGCTACGACATCGTGCCGATCGAGGAGCCGGTGCAGGGCTTCATGAGCGCGCTTTCAGAGATGTTCGAGGGCACGGAATCGGGCATCACCGAGGAAAACCTGCAGAGCCGCACGCGCGGCACGATCCTGATGGCGCTCTCCAACAAGTTCGGCTCGATGGTGGTGACGACCGGCAACAAGTCGGAAATGTCGGTCGGTTACGCAACGCTCTACGGCGACATGAACGGCGGCTTCAACCCGATCAAGGATCTCTACAAGATGCAGGTCTACGGCCTGTCGCGCTGGCGCAATACGACCGTGCCGCCCGGTGCGCTCGGGCCGTCCGGCGAGGTGATCCCGAAGAACATCATCGACAAGGCGCCGTCGGCGGAGCTTCGTCCGAACCAGACCGACCAGGATTCCCTGCCGCCCTATCCGGTGCTGGACGATATCCTCGAGTGCCTGGTCGAAAAGGAAATGAGCACCGAGGAGATCGTCGAGCGCGGTCATGACGAGGCGACGGTGCACCGCATCGAGCATCTGCTCTATATCGCCGAATACAAGCGCCGCCAGTCGGCGCCGGGCGTGAAGATCACCAAGAAGAACTTTGGGCGCGACCGCCGCTATCCGATCACCAACCGGTTCCGCGACCGGTAA
- a CDS encoding NYN domain-containing protein: protein MPIHNRVAVLIDAENVPGDFASHVLREAGAYGATVTRRAYGDFAHGRGAGWLAAAAPHAVDTIQVSSPCKSKNFSDMRMTIDAVELMFANKADVFCLVSSDGDFTPLAMHLRGGGKVVIGIGSKQASTSFRQSCDAFHVVGQSSLVPVPVAATAKPQAKPTGKPAKPQGVLSLVSAAIKTFDAETDNGWVSIASLGKALRVVAPNFTTKSYGSATLTKLLRQDASLDLQQREKGMFVRVKPRIAVISAR, encoded by the coding sequence ATGCCCATTCATAACCGAGTGGCCGTACTGATCGATGCGGAAAATGTTCCGGGAGATTTCGCCAGCCACGTCCTGCGGGAAGCAGGCGCCTATGGAGCGACGGTGACGCGCCGCGCCTACGGCGATTTTGCCCACGGGAGAGGGGCTGGCTGGCTTGCAGCGGCAGCGCCCCATGCCGTTGACACCATTCAGGTTTCGAGCCCGTGCAAAAGCAAGAATTTCAGCGACATGCGCATGACGATCGATGCGGTGGAGCTGATGTTTGCCAACAAGGCCGATGTTTTCTGTCTTGTCTCCTCGGACGGTGATTTCACACCGCTTGCAATGCATCTGCGCGGCGGAGGGAAGGTCGTTATCGGCATTGGCAGCAAGCAGGCATCCACATCGTTTCGCCAAAGCTGCGACGCCTTTCATGTCGTTGGTCAATCCTCCCTTGTTCCGGTGCCCGTTGCCGCAACGGCGAAACCTCAAGCGAAACCCACGGGGAAACCCGCAAAACCGCAGGGCGTGCTGTCACTTGTAAGCGCGGCAATCAAAACATTTGATGCCGAAACGGACAATGGATGGGTCTCAATTGCTAGTTTGGGAAAGGCTTTGCGTGTGGTTGCTCCCAACTTCACGACGAAGTCTTATGGTTCTGCCACTTTGACAAAGCTTCTTCGTCAGGATGCGTCACTCGATTTGCAGCAGCGTGAAAAAGGGATGTTCGTCCGCGTGAAGCCCAGGATTGCAGTCATTTCCGCACGATAG
- a CDS encoding LTA synthase family protein — protein MASFESAVRTATATEVYGPPIAFGARNSKLLSIAGRLCLSLLLSITLIFAVEWITRDSASEAVSYFLDPVRPAWTTAGVFFFVFLALDAAFGRENYSIIFIAPLALIPALVSRQKQIFLSDPLYPTDFLFGRQIMELMPVLVRDRPWTAAGIVVGLIASIIALAWLARFAWRRFPLLTRRQRLTRLAVALPLLASFYHIMDYNNFSWIRDRLQIIPIMWDQTENYRHNGFVMAFALNLPMANVTAPAGYMSDAIDKIPTKPVPAGTTHRGKPDVIVLMSESFWDPTRLPNVKLSPDPMPTIRKMQSGNVLSPEFGGMTANVEFEALTGFSNAFLPYGSIPYQQYIRNPIPSLATFFRGEGYVARAVHPFQKWFWNRSAVYKAFGFEQFRSEENLPAMQKRGIFASDESLTKEIIREADQLRDPFFFFTVTLQGHGPYEANRYAKNTIKVEGNLPEVDRQVLATYAQGIKEADDSLKMLMDWAKERDRETIIVLFGDHLPPLNTVYPNTGFMNDVTASRKGPLEQMKAQHETPLVVWSNKTGPVKDIGTISPAFLSYHILKQGGFEHPYYTGFLGNVFDQYHVIDRYMLIDAAGKDTPAWGRKKTVPSLIRDYRFLQHDMMFGKRFGTDRFFQSHADLFAHASGGAL, from the coding sequence TTGGCCAGTTTTGAATCGGCAGTGCGTACTGCTACCGCCACCGAGGTCTACGGTCCCCCAATCGCTTTCGGCGCCCGTAACAGCAAGCTGCTGTCGATCGCGGGACGCCTCTGCCTGTCGCTGCTCCTGTCGATCACGCTCATCTTCGCCGTTGAATGGATCACGCGCGATTCGGCCTCCGAGGCAGTCTCGTATTTCCTTGATCCGGTGCGCCCCGCCTGGACAACGGCCGGCGTCTTCTTTTTCGTCTTCCTGGCACTCGACGCGGCGTTCGGACGCGAAAACTACAGCATTATTTTCATCGCGCCGCTCGCACTGATCCCGGCCCTCGTCAGCCGCCAGAAGCAGATTTTCCTCTCAGACCCGCTCTATCCCACGGACTTCCTGTTCGGGCGCCAGATCATGGAACTGATGCCGGTCCTGGTGCGGGACCGCCCCTGGACGGCGGCCGGCATTGTCGTCGGCCTTATCGCCTCGATCATCGCCCTTGCCTGGCTTGCCCGTTTCGCCTGGCGCCGCTTTCCGCTGTTGACACGCCGCCAGCGCCTGACCCGGCTGGCGGTGGCCCTGCCGCTGCTCGCCTCCTTCTACCACATCATGGACTACAACAATTTCTCCTGGATACGCGATCGGCTGCAGATCATTCCGATCATGTGGGACCAGACGGAAAACTATCGCCACAACGGTTTCGTCATGGCGTTCGCCCTCAACCTGCCGATGGCAAACGTCACGGCGCCGGCGGGCTACATGTCCGATGCCATCGACAAGATCCCGACGAAGCCGGTGCCGGCCGGCACGACGCATCGTGGCAAGCCGGACGTCATCGTGCTGATGAGTGAATCCTTCTGGGATCCGACCCGCCTGCCGAACGTCAAGCTGTCGCCCGATCCGATGCCGACCATCCGTAAGATGCAGTCCGGCAACGTGCTTTCGCCGGAATTCGGCGGCATGACCGCCAATGTCGAGTTCGAAGCACTGACCGGCTTTTCGAATGCCTTCCTGCCCTATGGCAGCATTCCCTACCAGCAGTATATCCGCAATCCGATCCCGTCGCTTGCCACCTTCTTCCGCGGCGAAGGTTATGTCGCCCGCGCCGTGCATCCGTTCCAGAAATGGTTCTGGAACCGCAGTGCCGTCTACAAGGCCTTCGGCTTCGAACAGTTCCGGTCGGAAGAGAACCTGCCGGCCATGCAGAAGCGCGGCATCTTCGCTTCCGACGAATCGCTGACGAAGGAGATCATCCGCGAGGCCGATCAGCTGCGCGATCCGTTCTTCTTCTTCACCGTCACGCTGCAGGGCCACGGCCCCTATGAAGCGAACCGCTACGCGAAGAACACCATCAAGGTGGAAGGAAACCTGCCGGAAGTCGACAGGCAGGTGCTGGCGACCTATGCGCAAGGCATCAAGGAAGCCGACGACAGCCTGAAAATGCTGATGGATTGGGCGAAGGAGCGCGACCGTGAAACGATCATCGTGCTCTTCGGCGACCATCTGCCGCCGCTGAACACGGTCTATCCGAACACCGGTTTCATGAACGACGTGACCGCCTCGCGCAAGGGACCGCTCGAACAGATGAAGGCCCAGCACGAGACGCCGCTGGTCGTTTGGTCGAACAAGACCGGGCCGGTCAAGGATATCGGCACGATCAGCCCGGCCTTCCTGTCCTATCATATCCTCAAGCAGGGCGGCTTCGAGCACCCCTACTACACGGGATTCCTCGGCAACGTCTTCGACCAGTATCACGTCATCGATCGCTACATGCTCATCGATGCCGCCGGCAAGGACACGCCCGCCTGGGGTCGCAAGAAGACTGTTCCCTCTCTTATCCGCGACTATCGCTTCCTGCAGCACGACATGATGTTCGGCAAGCGTTTCGGGACAGACAGGTTCTTCCAGTCACACGCGGATCTGTTCGCGCACGCAAGCGGAGGGGCTCTCTAG
- a CDS encoding TolB family protein gives MRSSVEIYTLETGTSRIVWQTEQLVEAPNWSPDGQSLVVNGDGLLYRLALTAREPILIDTGFARQCNNDHGISPDGETIVISDKTEFGKSAIYLLPAEGGAPRLVTRNLPSYWHGWSPDGKTLAYCGIRDQVFDIYTIPVDGGDETRLTFGEGRNDGPDYSPDGKWIYFNSSRAGRMQIWRIRPDGSDVTRITDSEYGDWFPHPSPDGKHLLVLSYDGDVFDHPRDLDVRLRLMNPDGGNARVLFELFGGQGTINVPNWSPDGKEFAFVRYEPVPSEV, from the coding sequence ATGCGCAGTTCGGTCGAAATCTACACGCTCGAAACCGGCACGAGCCGGATCGTCTGGCAAACGGAGCAACTGGTGGAGGCGCCGAATTGGTCGCCCGATGGACAGTCGCTCGTTGTCAACGGAGACGGGCTGCTCTATCGGCTGGCGCTGACAGCTCGGGAGCCGATATTGATCGACACCGGCTTTGCGCGCCAATGCAACAACGACCACGGCATCTCGCCCGACGGCGAGACGATCGTCATCAGCGACAAGACTGAATTCGGCAAGTCGGCGATCTACCTTTTGCCGGCGGAAGGCGGCGCGCCGCGGCTCGTGACCCGCAACCTACCGTCCTATTGGCACGGCTGGTCGCCGGACGGAAAGACGCTGGCCTATTGCGGCATCCGCGATCAGGTCTTCGATATCTATACGATCCCAGTCGATGGCGGCGACGAAACGCGGCTGACATTTGGCGAAGGGCGCAATGACGGTCCGGATTACAGCCCGGATGGGAAATGGATCTATTTCAACTCCAGCCGCGCCGGCCGGATGCAGATCTGGCGTATCCGTCCGGACGGTTCGGATGTGACGCGTATCACCGACAGCGAATACGGCGACTGGTTCCCGCATCCATCACCCGACGGAAAACACCTGCTCGTGCTTTCCTATGACGGCGACGTGTTCGATCACCCGCGCGACCTCGACGTTCGGCTGCGGCTGATGAATCCGGACGGCGGTAACGCCCGCGTCCTGTTCGAGCTGTTCGGCGGCCAAGGTACGATCAACGTGCCCAACTGGTCTCCCGATGGCAAGGAATTCGCCTTCGTGCGGTATGAGCCGGTGCCCTCAGAGGTATAG